From a region of the Saccharomyces paradoxus chromosome IV, complete sequence genome:
- the TRS120 gene encoding TRAPPII-specific subunit TRS120 (Component of transport protein particle (TRAPP) complex II~similar to YDR407C): MNILKHFPSYVGPSKIRTLVIPIGHWTRKEFNDAVQKLSEFNEIYLSDVTPIDSPIFTPQGFPHGKLFFEFLTIDHDDALELFLYDFEPFRKTFVIIGLVNDGSDPLANLNFMKEKYPTLISPNLVYASSPPTKELEQVIDTMENVFVSSPDMQKNIETIMCDIARNFLTALNNYYSSYKHVTLRSPGAIGGNSVLKTTLIRQNNYTPSSSTASMSVVQSSVSSLSKAGSVTTTSKRLSSFEMTTNSLKRSASLKLATTLSTSENRAQQKSLGRQLKILGNFQLLAGRYVDALNSFVDAITILYKVRDYLWLGSALDGISICFLLLSYLGLSYQIPQIVSLICPVEKLNIEASSTGLSPVDSNNKATASTTTSSTPRNSISIAAMQSPRNSIMSLSAPALNIDVENINLPLLIKCISDKVLYYYDLSLMHNSEYAPQVVYCESLLKTLTFMTSCYKSSEFSKDVLDTIVKNQHRPLSAIPSSPIFPRFEIYFYSNKLFELQLKEMQVEAQVKIYSTMAEVYSLLGYKRKQLFVLRLLMVALLATPNKIAWHPDYRTIINTIMELLDINERGAKINVDDPSQSSWSILQKKILQLCIKVSRKINDFEYVAKFSSILITKYTHLLNQPEQDTLLREYIQPSITNESITRYWDPFLLREIVINRILDGDPTSNEIPLESDISSLETPKSKQKSQDINPQEVFNPFKRVQPTSFISNNNTKLPTLVFLVGDRAEFTCRVQNPFKFDFTINDIQLDEEISEFCEIDRKAVRYSGPYNVKAESIRSITLPLIIKRPTYKKTYQISSLKISVLKLPPQKFDIIKDSRKSNLVEKEAEYNKCIYGKLRIKILPEQPQLELLSTSKMTRNSWMMLDGTKTDFHITVRNKSLSCTIDHVKIISMNNIEQMLKPDYWKKMPPDDLYIMEKQLDWLSKSCVRIVKVPTVIKPNETITFDLELDNTAVPFNFTGFDLLIEYGMSAAEESCIYLKKLSIPYEVTLRRTIEVPSMDIIPLNELFSSQVENVDWIEYVMDKIRADTNLHPSDFILLLLDFRNSWIDGIKLNVQFEDFNSNEYHVEASHTSRIIVPIRKIDYKRYNFENTPIPRIYPGRQFIQSGLNEEQTIEMRQKFWCREHIISRLKCNWKLTTDQSVTGSVDFNKFIEKFDHKMVYTIYPGRLFYGVQLLLDEPKVKVGERTNLKILAEPTSSCRRKQNSTINFLDIVILDSKTSKLLPRSNRRILYNGSLTKPISTAKTSEINLEIIPIERGRYEFSVCISKSNNQDGIIQFDSESVNLSVI; this comes from the coding sequence ATGAACATTCTTAAGCATTTCCCAAGCTATGTTGGCCCGTCTAAGATTAGGACTTTGGTAATACCAATTGGCCATTGGACGCGAAAAGAGTTTAATGATGCAGTACAGAAACTTTCTGAGTTCAACGAGATTTATTTATCCGATGTAACGCCCATCGACAGTCCTATCTTCACACCGCAAGGCTTCCCTCATGGGAAGTTATTTTTCGAATTCTTAACCATAGATCATGATGATGCATTGGAATTGTTTCTTTATGATTTTGAGCCGTTTCGGAAAACATTTGTCATTATTGGGCTGGTGAATGATGGCAGTGACCCCTTGgcaaatttgaatttcatgAAGGAGAAGTACCCAACTTTAATTTCACCAAATTTGGTGTATGCTTCATCTCCACCCACTAAAGAGCTTGAGCAAGTCATAGATACTATGGAAAATGTATTCGTGTCTTCACCAGATATGCAGAAAAACATAGAGACGATTATGTGTGACATAGCAAGAAACTTTCTAACCGCATTGAACAACTATTACTCTTCGTATAAGCATGTTACTTTGAGGTCACCGGGTGCGATCGGTGGGAACTCGGTACTGAAAACAACTCTAATAAGACAAAACAACTACACACCTTCATCATCCACCGCATCCATGTCAGTAGTACAATCCTCTGTCTCAAGTTTATCGAAGGCAGGCTCAGTTACCACTACTTCCAAGAgattatcttcttttgagaTGACCACCAATAGTTTAAAAAGATCTGCTTCTTTAAAGCTAGCTACCACGCTTTCCACATCTGAGAATAGGGCTCAACAAAAGTCACTGGGCAGacaattaaaaattttgggGAATTTCCAATTGCTGGCAGGAAGGTACGTTGATGCGCTGAACAGTTTTGTTGATGCCATTACAATTTTATACAAGGTGCGTGACTACTTGTGGTTGGGTTCTGCTCTTGACGGTATTTCCATCTGCTTTTTACTTCTATCTTACCTCGGTTTGTCATACCAGATTCCACAAATCGTGAGTCTCATTTGCCCTGTGGAAAAACTCAATATTGAAGCTAGTTCAACCGGCCTTTCACCCGTAGATTCCAATAATAAAGCCACAGCGAGTACGACAACATCAAGTACGCCTAGGAACAGCATATCTATAGCCGCTATGCAGTCTCCTAGAAATTCCATTATGTCTTTGTCTGCTCCGGCATTAAATATCGATGTTGAGAATATCAATCTCCCGTTATTGATTAAATGCATATCTGACAAAGTCTTGTACTACTACGATTTGAGTTTAATGCACAATAGTGAATATGCTCCGCAAGTAGTTTATTGTGAATCTTTACTGAAGACTTTAACTTTTATGACCTCGTGCTATAAAAGTTCAGAGTTTTCAAAGGATGTTTTAGACACTATTGTGAAAAACCAACATAGGCCCTTATCAGCTATTCCTAGTAGTCCCATATTTCcaagatttgaaatttaCTTCTACAGCAATAAATTATTTGAGTTACAATTGAAGGAAATGCAAGTTGAGGCGCAAGTAAAAATCTACTCTACAATGGCAGAGGTTTATAGCCTTTTGGGatacaaaagaaagcaattATTTGTGTTGAGGTTATTGATGGTGGCCCTTTTGGCAACTCCAAATAAGATAGCATGGCATCCTGACTACAGAACTATAATTAATACCATCATGGAACTGCTTGATATCAACGAAAGAGGGGCTAAAATTAACGTAGATGACCCATCTCAATCTAGTTGGTCTATTCTACAGAAAAAGATTCTACAACTCTGCATTAAAGTctcaagaaaaatcaatgaCTTCGAATACGTCGCTAAGTTCAGCTCCATATTAATTACGAAATATACGCACCTGTTAAATCAACCAGAACAAGATACCTTACTCAGAGAATATATTCAGCCCTCAATCACCAACGAGTCTATCACACGTTATTGGGATCCTTTCCTTCTGCGGGAAATTGTTATAAATAGAATATTGGATGGTGACCCTACCTCAAATGAAATCCCATTAGAATCGGATATAAGCAGCCTTGAAACTCCAAAAAGTAAGCAAAAGTCACAGGATATTAATCCGCAGGAAGTTTTTAATCCTTTCAAACGAGTTCAACCAACttcatttatttcaaaCAACAATACCAAGCTTCCTACTTTAGTGTTTTTAGTTGGTGATAGGGCGGAATTCACTTGCAGAGTACAGAATCCTTTCAAATTTGACTTTACAATCAATGACATCCAATTAGATGAGGAAATATCCGAATTTTGTGAGATCGACAGAAAGGCTGTAAGATATTCAGGACCATATAATGTTAAGGCTGAGTCTATAAGATCTATTACGCTGCCTTTAATTATTAAAAGACCAACATACAAAAAAACCTACCAAATTTCGTCCCTAAAAATCTCCGTCTTAAAACTACCGCCTCAGaaatttgatattataAAAGATTCTAGAAAGTCGAATcttgttgaaaaagaggCTGAATACAACAAATGCATATACGGAAAATTAAGAATTAAAATTTTGCCTGAACAACCACAATTAGAGTTATTGAGTACTTCCAAGATGACAAGAAACTCATGGATGATGTTAGATGGTACCAAAACAGATTTTCATATAACGGTGAGAAATAAATCGCTGAGTTGTACAATAGATCATGTGAAGATCATATCAATGAACAATATTGAGCAAATGTTAAAACCTGActattggaaaaaaatgccgCCAGATGATTTGTACATCATGGAAAAACAACTAGATTGGCTTTCTAAGTCTTGCGTACGTATTGTTAAAGTGCCAACGGTAATCAAACCGAATGAAACCATCACGTTTGACTTGGAATTAGATAACACTGCTGTTCCATTTAACTTTACCGGATTTGATTTATTGATTGAATATGGTATGAGCGCTGCTGAGGAATCCTGcatttatttgaaaaagttatcAATACCCTATGAAGTGACATTAAGAAGAACTATTGAGGTACCAAGTATGGACATCATTCCGCTAAATGAACTCTTCAGCTCACAAGTTGAAAATGTTGATTGGATTGAGTACGTAATGGACAAAATACGTGCGGACACTAACCTTCACCCTAGCGATTTTATACTGTTATTATTGGACTTTAGGAATTCTTGGATTGATGGAATAAAGTTAAATGTtcaatttgaagatttcaACAGTAATGAGTATCATGTAGAAGCAAGCCATACCTCGAGAATTATTGTTCCTATTAGAAAAATCGATTACAAAAGATACAATTTTGAGAATACGCCTATACCAAGAATTTATCCCGGCCGGCAATTTATTCAAAGTGGTTTGAACGAGGAACAGACCATAGAAATGagacaaaaattttggtgTCGCGAACATATTATTTCAAGGCTTAAATGTAATTGGAAATTAACCACAGACCAATCTGTGACAGGTTCGGTAGATTTCAATAAGTTCATAGAGAAGTTTGATCACAAGATGGTCTACACGATATACCCTGGGAGATTATTTTATGGAGTGCAGCTATTGCTTGATGAACCAAAAGTCAAAGTAGGAGAAAGAACgaacttgaaaatattgGCGGAGCCAACCAGCTCATgtagaagaaaacaaaattcaaCTATAAACTTCTTAGATATTGTGATCCTCGATAGCAAGACATCAAAACTGTTACCAAGATCGAACAGACGAATTTTGTATAATGGTTCATTAACTAAACCAATTAGTACAGCCAAGACTTCAGAAATTAACTTGGAAATTATTCCAATTGAAAGAGGCCGGTACGAATTTAGCGTTTGcatttccaaatcaaatAACCAAGATGGAATTATCCAATTCGATTCCGAAAGCGTTAATTTGTCTGTTATTTAG
- the ADE8 gene encoding phosphoribosylglycinamide formyltransferase (Phosphoribosyl-glycinamide transformylase~similar to YDR408C) translates to MARIVVLISGSGSNLQALIDAQKQGQLGDDAHITSVISSSKKAYGLTRAADNNIPTKVCSLYPYTKGIAKEDKVARAKARIQFENDLAKLVLEEKPDVIICAGWLLILGSTFLSQLQSVPILNLHPALPGCFDGTTHAIEMAWRKCQDENKPLTAGCMVHYVIEEVDKGEPLVVKKLEIIPGEETLEQYEQRVHDAEHVAIVDATYKVLQQLQK, encoded by the coding sequence ATGGCCAGAATTGTCGTATTAATATCGGGCTCCGGTTCCAACTTGCAGGCCTTGATCGATGCCCAAAAGCAGGGCCAATTAGGCGATGATGCTCATATTACTTCTGTTATATCTTCCAGCAAGAAGGCATACGGGTTGACTAGGGCAGCTGACAACAATATTCCCACAAAGGTCTGTTCGCTATATCCATATACGAAAGGTATTGCGAAGGAGGACAAGGTCGCAAGGGCCAAAGCGAGAATCCAGTTTGAGAACGACCTTGCAAAGTTGGTGCTCGAGGAAAAGCCAGACGTTATCATCTGTGCGGGCTGGTTGTTGATCCTTGGATCTACATTCTTAAGCCAACTGCAGTCTGTGCCAATACTAAATCTACATCCAGCGCTACCAGGTTGCTTCGATGGTACCACACATGCAATTGAGATGGCATGGCGCAAGTGCCAGGACGAGAACAAGCCTTTGACAGCGGGATGCATGGTGCACTATGTCATCGAAGAGGTCGACAAAGGCGAGCCATTGGTGGTGAAAAAGCTAGAAATCATACCCGGCGAAGAAACACTAGAGCAGTACGAGCAAAGAGTGCATGATGCTGAGCACGTCGCAATCGTAGACGCCACCTATAAGGTTTTGCAGCAgcttcaaaaataa
- the SIZ1 gene encoding SUMO ligase SIZ1 (SUMO/Smt3 ligase~similar to YDR409W), which produces MINLEDYWDDDTPGPDREPTNELRNEVEETITLMELLKVSELKDICRSVSFPVSGRKAVLQDLIRNFLQNAIVVGKSDPYRVQAVKFLIERIRKNEPLPVYKDLWNALRKGTPLSAITVRSMVGPSTAQPQSPSVIRQSPTQRRKTSSTSATSRVPPANPEASSSSLAVPTIHFKESPFYKIQRLIPELVLNVEVTGGRGMCSAKFKLSKADHNLLTSPNSKHRLYLFSGMVNPLGSRGNEPIQFPFPNELRFNNVQIKDNIRGFKSKPGTAKPADLTPHIKPYTQQNNVELIYAFTTKEYKLFGYIVEMITPEQLLNKVLQHPKIIKQATLLYLKKTFREDEEMGLTTTSTIMSLQCPISYTRMKYPSKSINCKHLQCFDALWFLHSQLQIPTWQCPVCQIDIALENLAISEFVDDILQNCQENVEQVELTSDGKWTAIFEDEDDSDSDSNDGARSPEKSTSVSDHPCVSSRPSEPIIINLDSDDDEPNGSNPHITDNHDDSNGFSDNNNNNQNNNNSIKNNDSRNNKNNNSNNHNHNNYSNNVNNHYNKNNKKDNYANDDDDDDDDDDDDRLMADIASNHLGNTNTDPLTQKSASVPSKTLDPKSYNITASETTTPITNRVISEHLGNSSSYIGRQLPNILGKTPLNVSGVANSSHLISPDVSLSSPTPRNTASNASSSALSTPPVIRMSSLDPGGSIVANKTIIRPLINTNNHPTSTTDPFVQHQESSVFPPREQYRDISFPSAVNATFDDSRLNATKFSASKLRGATILSNNGLNQRNNSLPTTDPTARNETGRQVSMPVLPTLPPNVPIQVCSNKSVLPRINNETTVTGTNPPSGATIPLQKSRLIVNPFIPRRPYSNVLPQKRQLSNASTTPSGPIMGAWKTQGYGKKSNDD; this is translated from the coding sequence ATGATAAATCTAGAGGACTATTGGGATGATGATACGCCTGGGCCTGATAGGGAACCGACTAATGAACTGAGAAACGAGGTGGAAGAAACCATCACGCTGATGGAACTACTGAAAGTATCCGAATTGAAGGACATTTGCAGGTCTGTATCATTCCCAGTTTCGGGTCGGAAGGCTGTTTTACAGGACCTTATCAGGAATTTTTTGCAGAACGCCATAGTAGTAGGCAAGTCTGATCCCTATAGAGTCCAAGCcgttaaatttttgatagaaAGGATTAGAAAGAATGAACCTTTGCCTGTTTACAAAGATCTTTGGAACGCTCTAAGGAAAGGTACCCCACTGAGTGCTATCACAGTACGTTCTATGGTAGGGCCTTCCACGGCGCAACCGCAATCACCCTCCGTTATTAGGCAGTCACCCACGCAACGGCGGAAAACGTCTAGCACATCTGCCACATCTCGGGTACCACCAGCAAATCCTGAagcctcttcttcatctctTGCTGTACCGACAATCCATTTCAAAGAATCGccattttacaaaatacAAAGACTAATTCCCGAATTAGTGCTGAATGTGGAAGTCACAGGTGGTAGAGGTATGTGTTCTGCGAAATTTAAATTGTCCAAAGCGGATCATAATCTGTTGACTAGCCCGAATAGCAAACACAGGCTATACTTATTTTCTGGGATGGTTAATCCATTGGGATCTCGAGGTAATGAACCCATCCAGTTTCCCTTCCCAAACGAATTAAGATTCAATAACGTTCAGATCAAAGATAACATAAGAGGTTTCAAAAGTAAGCCAGGAACAGCTAAGCCAGCGGATTTAACGCCTCATATCAAGCCTTATACCCAACAAAACAATGTTGAGCTGATATATGCCTTCACCACTAAAGAATACAAGTTGTTTGGGTACATTGTGGAAATGATCACCCCGGAGCAACTCCTGAATAAAGTTTTACAGCATccaaaaattattaaacaAGCCACGTTACtttacttgaaaaaaacattcagagaagatgaagaaatgggGTTGACAACAACCTCTACCATCATGAGTCTTCAATGTCCAATTTCGTACACAAGAATGAAATatccttcaaaatcaataaattgTAAGCACTTACAATGTTTTGATGCATTATGGTTCCTACACTCCCAACTACAAATTCCTACGTGGCAGTGTCCAGTATGTCAAATTGACATAgctttggaaaatttagCAATTTCTGAATTCGTTGATGACATCCTACAAAACTGTCAAGAAAACGTTGAACAAGTAGAATTGACATCTGATGGTAAATGGACAGCCATCTTCGAAGATGAGGATGACAGCGATAGTGACAGTAATGATGGCGCTAGAAGCCCGGAGAAAAGTACTTCAGTATCCGACCATCCTTGTGTTTCTTCACGTCCTAGTGAGCCAATTATCATAAATTTGGAcagtgatgatgacgaacCAAATGGAAGTAACCCTCATATTACTGATAACCATGATGATAGCAACGGTTTTagtgataataataataataatcaaaataataataatagtatcaaaaataatgatagtcgtaataataaaaataataatagtaataatcATAATCATAACAATTACAGTAATAATGTCAATAATCAttataataaaaacaacaagaagGATAATTACGccaatgatgatgatgatgatgatgatgatgatgatgatgatcGGCTTATGGCGGACATAGCTAGCAACCACCTTGGAAATACTAATACAGATCCCCTTACTCAAAAAAGTGCAAGTGTACCGTCAAAAACTCTGGATCCGAAAAGTTATAACATCACTGCTTCAGAAACTACAACTCCGATAACGAATAGGGTTATTTCTGAGCATCTTGGGAACAGTTCCAGCTACATTGGGAGACAATTGCCGAACATACTAGGAAAGACGCCTTTAAACGTTTCTGGTGTTGCTAATTCCTCTCACTTAATTTCTCCCGACGTTAGCTTATCATCCCCTACGCCAAGAAACACCGCTTCAAACGCAAGCTCGAGCGCTCTAAGTACACCTCCCGTAATAAGAATGAGTTCTTTAGATCCCGGGGGATCTATCGTTGCCAATAAAACGATCATAAGGCCTCTCATAAATACCAACAATCATCCTACATCGACAACAGATCCATTTGTCCAGCATCAAGAATCTTCAGTTTTCCCACCACGTGAACAGTATAGAGATATTTCGTTTCCTTCCGCCGTGAATGCGACATTCGATGATTCACGTTTAAATGctacaaaattttctgcCTCAAAATTGCGTGGGGCAACTATTTTGTCGAATAATGGCCTaaatcaaagaaacaaCTCTTTACCAACAACAGATCCAACCGCGAGAAATGAAACTGGGCGACAAGTTTCGATGCCTGTACTTCCAACGTTGCCTCCCAACGTCCCAATTCAAGTCTGTTCCAATAAGTCTGTACTTCCTCGGATAAACAACGAAACCACTGTTACGGGTACCAACCCTCCCAGCGGCGCAACCATACCATTGCAGAAGTCCAGGCTCATTGTGAATCCATTCATTCCAAGAAGACCTTATTCTAATGTCCTGCCTCAAAAAAGACAGCTTTCTAATGCTTCTACAACACCAAGTGGACCCATAATGGGAGCATGGAAAACGCAGGGTTATGGAAAGAAATCCAACGATGATTAA